Genomic window (Streptococcus suis S735):
TGCACAGTGGTATACAACGCTTGGCTTTACTTCTGCAAAGAAGGCATCTACTTTATCTGCATCCGTGATGTCCATTTCTGCTACGTCAGCGGCAACGTAATCAACACCACGCTCATCCAAGAGATAACGCAATTCTGTACCCAACTGACCATTTGCACCTGTAATTAAAATCATATTTGCTCCTTATTTCAAGAAAGGCTTGGGCAAGAGCCCTAGCCTTTAATAATCTTATTTAATAACTTCCTGTGTCTTAGCATAGTTGGCTTCAACAGCTTCTTTTTCAGCTTTCCACCAGTCTTGGTTATCTGTATACCACTGGATAGTCTCTTCCAAACCTTGAGAGAAGTCTGTGAATTGTGGTGTCCAACCAAGCTCGTCACGAAGTTTGCTTGCGTCAATAGCATAGCGCAAATCGTGTCCTGCACGGTCAGTCACGTGGTCGTAAGCATCTTTTGGTTGACCCATTTTTTCAAGAATCAATTCAAGCACTTCTTTGTTGTTCTTCTCACCGTCAGCACCGATTAGGTAAGTTTCACCCATACGGCCTTTTGTCAAAATTGCCCAAACACCTGTCGAGTGGTCGTTGGTATGAATCCAGTCACGGACGTTTTTACCTTCACCGTAAAGTTTTGGCTTAATACCTGCCAAGATATTGGTGATTTGGCGTGGGATAAATTTCTCGATGTGTTGGTAAGGACCGTAGTTGTTTGAACAGTTTGAGATAGTTGCTTTGACACCAAATGAACGCACCCATGCTTTGACAATCAAGTCTGAAGCAGCTTTGGTTGATGAGTAAGGTGATGACGGGTTATAGTTGGTTTCCGCAGTAAATTTCTCGCCTGGACCTTCGCCATGACCTGGCAAATCTTCACGCAAAGGAAGGTCACCGTATACTTCGTCGGTCGATACATGGTGGAAACGGATGTCGTATTTACGAGCCGCTTCAAGCAAAGTGTAAGTACCGATAAAGTTGGTATGGATAAATGGGCTTGGATCGTTGAGAGAGTTGTCGTTGTGGCTTTCTGCCGCATAGTGAACGATGGCATCTGCCTTAGCAGCCAATTTGTCAACCAACTCAGCATCTGCAATGTCGCCAACAACCAGCTCAACACGGTCACCAAGAATAGCTTCCAAGTTAGCCTTGTTTCCTGCATAAGTAAGTTTATCCAAAACAGTTACGTGAACGTCTGGATGATTGTTATATACATAGTGTACAAAGTTTGAACCGATGAAACCAGCTCCACCAGTCACGATAATATTTTTAAATTGAGACATTTTTTTCTCCGAAAAGTTTTTTTCTTTTTTGTGTGTCATCTTAGGTAGTGGGGTCGTAAGCAACCGCCAAGGTGTTTCATTACTAAACCATGAGCCTAAGGTCTCATGGTTTCCCCCGCTCCTTAGCAAAGCAAAGGAGCTTCTCACTACGGCGATGACACACAGAACTGCTCGCTTCGCTCGCTTTTTTACCTCAAGATTTCCTTCAAGTAAGCAATCTTAGCAAAGTCTTTTTGATTGTTATTTTCTGCACGGTAGGAATCTTTTGAAGAGGCTTGGTAGATTTTCAGGTATTGTTCAAGTGTCGGTAGGTAATAGCGAACACCTACTGTTTCTAGTTCTTCCAAATCTTCTAGCTCTACACCAGCAAATTCAGGCAGTGAATGTAGGCCTCCGAATTCAACAGATAAGCCGTCTTTATGAAATTCATGTTCATGACGATCAACCAGGACATAGCCAAGTTGATTCATCAGAACAATCAGCTCATCTGCACGGTAAATCCGCTCCTCATCTGGCGCTTCCCATCCCCGTGGGTCACTGGGCACATGAATATCAAGATCCCTTGCCTGCCAATCTCGTCCTGTCCGCCTTTCCAGACCAACAGAACCCATTAACAAGGGAGTGATTCCTAACTTGTTTAACTGCTCTGCTATTTCCAAAAAGGCTTGAAACATTAGAGGTCCTCTTTTCTCAAAGGCTTGACGTCCTTGAGGAATGGGTGGTTTTCATCTGCTTCTGAAACTTCTGCTTCTTCTAGGTTTTCCCACTTGATGTCGAGGCTAGGGTCAGCGTAGTTGACGAAAGCATACTTAGGCTTGAGTTCCAAAGCCCAGTAGTCGTTAACCAAGTAGCTGTAAGCCACGAAATCTGACAAGACTTGGAAACCATTGGCTACTCCGCGCGGAACGAAGATACCTTTTGAAGCATCGATAACGGTTTGGTAGGTATTACCGAAGGTTTCGCCTTCACGTAGATCGACCCAAGTTCCCAAAACCTTACCGCCGTCTGCTACTGAAATGTATTTATCCCA
Coding sequences:
- the rfbB gene encoding dTDP-glucose 4,6-dehydratase gives rise to the protein MSQFKNIIVTGGAGFIGSNFVHYVYNNHPDVHVTVLDKLTYAGNKANLEAILGDRVELVVGDIADAELVDKLAAKADAIVHYAAESHNDNSLNDPSPFIHTNFIGTYTLLEAARKYDIRFHHVSTDEVYGDLPLREDLPGHGEGPGEKFTAETNYNPSSPYSSTKAASDLIVKAWVRSFGVKATISNCSNNYGPYQHIEKFIPRQITNILAGIKPKLYGEGKNVRDWIHTNDHSTGVWAILTKGRMGETYLIGADGEKNNKEVLELILEKMGQPKDAYDHVTDRAGHDLRYAIDASKLRDELGWTPQFTDFSQGLEETIQWYTDNQDWWKAEKEAVEANYAKTQEVIK
- a CDS encoding dTDP-4-dehydrorhamnose 3,5-epimerase family protein — its product is MTENFFGKTLAARPVEAIPGMLEFDIPVHGDNRGWFKENFQKEKMLPLGFPESFFAEGKLQNNVSFSRKNVLRGLHAEPWDKYISVADGGKVLGTWVDLREGETFGNTYQTVIDASKGIFVPRGVANGFQVLSDFVAYSYLVNDYWALELKPKYAFVNYADPSLDIKWENLEEAEVSEADENHPFLKDVKPLRKEDL